The following DNA comes from Solanum stenotomum isolate F172 chromosome 11, ASM1918654v1, whole genome shotgun sequence.
AACTTTTAATTAACCTGCTATCAcaggagaaaatattttcaatttccacAAAAGAAGAGGAACACAAGGCATCCACATAGCAACATCAGAAGCTTGCAAAACACGGCATTCAATGGCAGCAGCAAAAGAGTGCAAAAAATGACCGTTTCGAGAACCACAACAAAAGTGTTCCAACtgcaatttaaaacaataaaagataATGTGTCTAGAGACTAAATcgaattcaaagaaaaaaatttcaaagatAAGTAAATCCTATTTATATTAGTCAATTGcaaagataaaattataaacgatgtacaaaataatttaaataccttttaattctttttcatggGAGAATTTTTCATTTCCATGCTAGGATATTCTTTTTCCCCTGAACTAAGATGTTCAATTGTGCGCTTTTTCGGATCTGTAACATTGACAGTCGTAGATGTCATTGGTTTATGAATTACATCTTGTTTCTCCAGGTAAGacaaaatgaataatttttgtgttgcatccattttttttgtgaatggcCTTTTCATTTGAATGTTGAATATCTTGCCGTTCAATTGATCTTCCACATTTTGGAGCGATAATGTTTCTttctgaaaaaaatgaaaaatttttgattaataataacaaaatcattaatattttatattttatatgtataataataagaaaataaagcgAACAGACAAATAGAAAGAGATTGAATATCTCTATGCTTATGTATTTACATCTGAACTGAAATTCAATATTAAAGGTCTTTCAACCAATCGGAGTTAACATGCAACAGTTCTAAAACGGCCACGCCTATTGTGGTAGGTACGCATGACTGTTTATGTACAAAGCGCTCAGCCAATGGGTAACCATGTGAGATGgataaaagtcaaaaaaatatatacaatgataatatttttataaagaaagTTGACTGTAAACAGATAAGAAAAAGTATAAGTTAGGTGCTAGAGAAAAGAAATACGAACATaagatatgaaattttgattgaAAAGAGTACACTGAACACTTTACAGAAGGAGACGTTGACGACACAATTCTTTTAGAGTTAAGGCATGACCTAGAATCACATGTTCCTACTATAAAAGTTTTTACAACTTACATGTACATAAAAATAGATCTTTATTACAAATTCTTTCATGCAAGAGTGCTAAGCTTATAGAGTTGTAGTATCCTTTTCAAGTTAAGGAAGTCATATGTTCAAGAAGTAGGATGCAAGTAGCTCATAAGTAATAATTGCTAATGAAACTTTTTTGTAAAAAGATGGGAGTTTTATTCATCTATGAGTTCActtgtttttatattaaaatcacTCTCGATCTACAATGTCTTTtgctttttttctcaaatttctcGTTGTTCTTTTTTATGTCTAAAGTTGATGTCATTATTGTTTTGTCTTATATCTTCTCAATTTAATGGTTAAAGTGAAAACTTTTGTATGCAAGTGTCGTTTTTATTTATGGTTACATAGTGATCCTTTAGAGAATAACATAGTACGTGAATTTCTTTGAGTTAGTAAtgttaaaataagtaattgatAATTAGTTTCGCTTAACTGTTATAAGCCAATGGGCAGACTTTATAGGAGATATTGAGGGAGAGTTGAACCTTGTGTTCAAGAGTAGAAATAAGAAacaatgaaaatacaaaatcacAACAAGTTCTTTGTGATTATTTGGTGAGAAAATAGTGATATGTACCTTGATGAAGCAAATTTCATAAATCTCTTCTGAAGTGAGGTGCAACATTTTCTCTGCAATTTCATCCGAAACAATAGCTGTTGCAAAACCGCTGTTGTCCTTAATAGTAACTTCAAATTGACATCTGTTTTGATAATCaatgaaagaattaaaaaataatggttaGTTAAGACATTTATTTctttgaaaatagaaaataaatctttttaattagttattattaattttgaagaaGAGCAAATATACCTAGGAATAAGATGTGTGGATTGGTGACAACTTGTGCAGTAGATTTCCCTTCGGACGTTATATCTCGTGAACAATTGCTTACAATTTGAGCATGCCAACACACTAAAGCGTTGATCCTTACTTGCAAGGGACAATTCAGCCTCAACATTAAATACTTGTCCCTTCAAATTCAATAtaccaaatattatttttgactgtaaaataaaaagattaaaaaaaatagaataatatatttgttgttcTTACCGGAGGTTGTGCTTGGATGTTAGCCACAGATATAACCTCATCCTCAAATGGAATCAACATAATAGAGCCTATTGGAGTTGTACTTTTCATCTTATAAGCAACAAGCTTTGTTTCAATTGTTTTGATCCTATAACCaagtaaaattatgaaaatgttttgtAGAAAGAttaggaaaaaagaaataaaaatgaaattttaaaactttgtgATTCTAATAAGATTAAAGATGTGTTTtatatctcaaaatattttggaattttgatgcattaaataaaaatgtatattacCACGTCCTTAATTCGGCAGCCTGTGGATATGGAGGATTGATTTCAATTGTTGCATTGAATTTGCTCGTCAAACCAACGAATCTATTCGACATTCCTACGTGCAATTGAATATGTAATTTTAGTTTCATCATgtcatatatttttcaaaaaggaaaaaataaatttatttgcaCTTTTACCTGAAGATGATTTCCCAATTCTCCTAGCAAGAATGATCGGGTAATCATGAAGTTGGTTGAAAAGTTTAACTCCCTCATGATCAATGAAATCCTCCCAAAGTGTCAGTTTTGTTGGTTTTTTCCTGCATATGATTCGAAggatattttcaaatattaaaataaagttacAGAAGATTTGTGATATTGTACAaacattataaataataaaattcaagtcAGATTATTAGTAACAAATACCAAGGATGGCCTAGAGTTTGTCTCAATGTACTCTCAATTAGACATACAGCAAGATCAAATGAAGATAGACAAAGAAACTTGAGGACAGAACCAAGAACATGAAAAAAGATAAGGAGGAACATTTGCCAAATTCCTTCCAGGCAGCAGTAGCCTCGgctatttctttttcattggGTATCATTGTGCCCATTTTTAATGCTGCATTTATACCAAATTACAAGCTAAGGCTGGCTGTGAATGTGGCTGCAATGAGCTTGTTATTGTTACTATGTGGAGGAATTGGTACTTTGTTGAGCACAAGTCCTATGGTGAAATCTTGTCCAAGACTTTTATTGGATGCAGGATGGCTATGGTCATTACCTTTTGCCAAAGGAACAAGTCAGTCTAGCAGATTGGGCGTTACACTGTCACAGGAAAAATATTACCAAGGAACTTATGGATGCATATATTAAAAGGGAGATCATAAAAGAATGTTTGAAGCAATTCATCAATACAGCAGTCAGTTGCTTGTCTGATCACAAAATTGATCATCCTTTAATGGTTTCAGTGCTGTGGAATCTTGAGTATTGCCTTCAGTCGCAAAGTGATCCTGATGAACCAAAAATGGTGGTAGAACAGAAAGCTAATGATGTATATGCTATGCATACAGAACGTACTGATGAAATGACTTTGGAGATACAATGGTGAAGATCAAACTTCAAACATATAGCCAAAGAAACCACAAGTGGTGCACTAATATAGTTTCCAACAATTATGGAGTTGGTGTATGATGGTCTATACATGTATGGGTCACAAGCAGGTTTACAACCAAGAAGAGGTAAATAAATGGTAAACATATAAAGTTTACACGTTTGACAATATGTGACTTTTCTATAGTTACCATTCAATTTGGTGATGAATTGGAGAATCTTTTCTCACTTATATATAGTCTCATAGTCAGCTTAATGTTCTTTAGTGTGAGAGCAGTAATAATGTACTTCTATTCctgcttctttctttttattatacttttgtCTCATTATCCTTGTTTAGGGGTTCattatatttgttatatttaAGTATTCACGTAGATGATGACATATAAAACTATATGTTTGAGGGACATTCTTTGAAGTCATTGATATTTTGCTAACATAATCTATTAGGCCATCATGGCCAGCTTTGTCTGAGAATATGCGCTAAAATAACTTGTTAAAGaatgaataacaaatatatagaCAGTGTATTCGTCATAGACTCATAAGACATAAACAATTTATTCATTACACGGCAAATTTCGTATACAAACAGGTTTACATGTACGGGTCACAAACAGGTTTACAACCAAGAGGAGGTAAATAAATGCTAAACATATAACGTTTACATGTTTGACAATATGTGATTTTTCTATAGATACCATTCAATTTGGTCATCAATTGGAGAATCTTTTctcacttatatatataatctcaTTGTCATCTTGTTGGTTTAATATTTTGGTCATGATATAtagtagtaatatatatattactactaTAAACAGATCTCTTTGTGCATTccgaaaaaaatacaaatagtaacaatatatattttcttttctgcATTTAAAATTCTACTTATTAAGCAATTTGATAGTATTAAAAATTGCAGGTTGCATTATTGTGGAGAAAAATACTATTAAGATGTCAAATATTATTGAAGGGAGCACACAACACAATAATAAATACAAGAAAAGCTCTTAGTTAGCCACCtctaatattttttcccaaattttaGCTTACTTGTGGTTTTTCATAGAAAATTTGAGGAGATGACATAGGAAGAGGAGAAGACCGAAAACAAGTAATTAGATATGAAAATAAATGACAAGAGcaatattctatatatatatatatacttacagCTTGTCCATGACAATAAACTCTTGAATTCGTTTTCCAGTTGCAGTCTTTGTTGAAGGACTACCATTAATGACAATGGCAAGTACATCTtgttttaaacaaaaataaagaaagaataattaGATCATGAgaaatattctattatattaacaattagattttatttgaataataataattaaataaatttataaataccaaattcaaattctttgGATTGATACTCATAAGTGTTAAATGTGGTAAAAGTTAGTCGTGTTGGTGGTGGTAATGGATCCTCTGGAGGTTTGACCTCTTCAACTGGTTCAACAATGGTGTTTTTATCGAGTGTCCAAACGAATTCGTTAAGTGGATTTTCGTATCCAAGAGGTGGTAATTTCACATGTGCAACAGATACCAAGTAAGTCTCGAAAGGAGcaaattcattttcaaaatatattatatcgGTATTGAAAATAGTGGCCTGAACTTGATTCTCCTGTAAAAGAATTTGTAGAAAGTTTGATTAGTtgtgtaaaatttaaaagttatcttattatttttcatattattaaagtaaaattataaaatgatgGATTATTTAGTTAATGCAATTAAAGTTAGgtttttaaaatcaataagatattaataaaaataaatacctCTTCATCTTGCAAAACTAAGACTTggtattttgtgattttatctTTGTTGTCCCTTGGTCGACTCTTATCAACAACTTGGACTTTACAGGTCCAATCTTTAGTGTCGGGAGTGATcatattgatggtatatcttTGTGCCATGTTGAAATATCTgcaattaaaatacattataaGAGGATAAATTAAAGGTAAATGTATAATGAAAGCAATATTATaatatacataaacaaaaaaataaaatatatatatgagattTACCATTGCAAATTaaagcacaaagttcaagaaaagGCCTTCTCAATAATTTCATTATAGACAACATTATATGTTGAAtgatcatcattttcatcaattataGGTGGTCTAATTAATACTTTAACATTGTGAGAACTTGTTGCTCTTGATAAAGCAACATACAATTGTCCATGAGAGAAGACAGGTTCTCGTAAATATATACCAACAAAATCTAATGTCTGTCCTTGAGCTTTATTTATAGTCATGGCAAAACATAATCGTACAGGAAATTGTGTTCTCTTAAAAGGAAGAGGCAATTTTNNNNNNNNNNNNNNNNNNNNNNNNNNNN
Coding sequences within:
- the LOC125845631 gene encoding replication protein A 70 kDa DNA-binding subunit B-like encodes the protein MDKLKKPTKLTLWEDFIDHEGVKLFNQLHDYPIILARRIGKSSSGMSNRFVGLTSKFNATIEINPPYPQAAELRTWIKTIETKLVAYKMKSTTPIGSIMLIPFEDEVISVANIQAQPPGQVFNVEAELSLASKDQRFSVLACSNCKQLFTRYNVRREIYCTSCHQSTHLIPRCQFEVTIKDNSGFATAIVSDEIAEKMLHLTSEEIYEICFIKKETLSLQNVEDQLNGKIFNIQMKRPFTKKMDATQKLFILSYLEKQDVIHKPMTSTTVNVTDPKKRTIEHLSSGEKEYPSMEMKNSPMKKN